The following proteins come from a genomic window of Alnus glutinosa chromosome 10, dhAlnGlut1.1, whole genome shotgun sequence:
- the LOC133880030 gene encoding uncharacterized protein LOC133880030, whose amino-acid sequence MFIVLVILLMALLAWACQAIRPPPPRICGSPSGPPVTAPRIKLRDGRHLAYKEHGVSREVARFNVIYIHGFRTCRHDVVIAVNLPPGFFEELGLCVVSYDRPGYGESDPNPKQTVKSLVLDIEELADQLGLGSKFYVIGNSIGAQLVWGCLKYIPHRLAGATLLAPVVNYWWQGFPVNLLREAYHRELAQDQWALRVTHYIPWLTYWWNSQKWFPGASAVLGNVNTLSPHDVQLISKIVGTKMSKAQATQQGVFESMHRTLMIGVGNWEFSPLMDLENPFPNNEGSVHLWQGDGDRIVPVKLQRYIANKLPWIKYHELPGSGHFFPCAVGMGEVVIRALLSGDKKPTFDCIG is encoded by the exons ATGTTTATAGTACTGGTGATCTTGTTGATGGCATTGCTGGCTTGGGCATGTCAAGCCATCCGACCTCCGCCTCCCCGAATCTGCGGCAGCCCCAGCGGCCCACCTGTAACAGCACCTAGAATAAAGCTCAGGGATGGAAGGCATTTGGCCTACAAGGAGCATGGAGTGTCGAGAGAAGTGGCAAGATTTAATGTTATTTATATTCATGGCTTCAGAACTTGTAGACATGATGTAGTGATTGCAGTAAACCTCCCTCCA gGATTTTTTGAAGAACTAGGACTCTGTGTTGTTTCGTATGACAGACCAGGCTATGGAGAAAGTGATCCAAATCCGAAACAAACAGTGAAAAGTTTGGTTTTGGATATAGAAGAGCTTGCTGACCAGTTGGGCCTCGGATCCAAGTTTTATGTAATTGGTAATTCTATTGGTGCCCAGCTTGTTTGGGGCTGCCTCAAGTATATTCCTCATAG GCTTGCAGGAGCAACACTACTTGCTCCTGTCGTCAACTACTGGTGGCAAGGATTTCCTGTCAACTTGCTAAGAGAGGCCTACCACAGAGAACTGGCTCAGGACCAGTGGGCGCTTCGAGTTACTCACTACATTCCATGGCTAACCTATTGGTGGAACTCGCAGAAGTGGTTTCCTGGAGCAAGCGCCGTACTCGGTAACGTTAATACATTATCTCCTCACGATGTTCAACTAATCTCCAAGATTGTTGGGACTAAAATGTCCAAG gcaCAGGCAACACAGCAAGGAGTATTTGAGTCGATGCATCGTACACTGATGATTGGAGTTGGGAATTGGGAATTCAGTCCATTAATGGATCTTGAGAACCCTTTTCCTAATAATGAAGGCTCAGTCCATCTGTGGCAAGGTGATGGTGATAGGATAGTGCCAGTTAAGCTGCAACGCTATATTGCCAATAAGCTTCCATGGATTAAGTACCATGAGTTACCAGGTTCTGGTCATTTCTTCCCATGTGCTGTTGGAATGGGTGAAGTCGTCATAAGGGCACTTTTGTCTGGGGACAAGAAGCCCACTTTTGATTGTATTgggtaa